One Desulfomicrobium apsheronum genomic window, CTATGCTCTGGGCCGAATGCCGCACCCTGGCCAAGGCCGTGGACAAGCTGCGCCGCAACGCCAAGACCTTCGTGGTCACCCTCGGCGGGGAGGGCGCTCTGGTGTACGACGGCGTGGACATGCACGAGATCGACGCCTGCCTGGTCACGCCCCTGGACACCAATGGCGCCGGGGACATGTTTGCCGGGGCCTTCCTGTACGGCATCACTCACGACATGAATTACGTCCAGGCCGGCGAGTTCGCGAGCCTGGCGGCATCCAAGGTGGTCACGACCTTCGGCCCCCGGCTTCAGCCCGAGCAGTACGCCCGGACTCTGGCCGAATTCCAGGGCCGGTAGCGGGGCGCGGGAATGTTGGCGGGACTTGAAGGGTGGGCGGAAGGGCTTGGCTGGCTGGCCGCCTTTTCCGCGTTGACATTCGTGGGCTCGCTGCTGGTCATCCCCCTGGTGGCCGCTCGCATCCCCGCCGACTATTTCTGCGCTGACAGACGCGGCAAGACGCCGTGGCGCAGGCGCCGTCCAGGCTTGCGCATGATCGTGCTGATCCTCAAGAACGCACTGGGGCTGATCCTTTTCCTGGCCGGAGTACTTATGCTCTTTCTGCCCGGCCAGGGGCTGCTGACCATTTTTCTCGGCATCATGCTCATGGATTTTCCCGGCAAATACAGGCTGGAAAGGTACATTATCTCACGCGGGCCAGTCTTGCGCGGCATAAACTGGCTCAGGAAGCGCTCCAAGGTTGCGCCCC contains:
- a CDS encoding PGPGW domain-containing protein: MLAGLEGWAEGLGWLAAFSALTFVGSLLVIPLVAARIPADYFCADRRGKTPWRRRRPGLRMIVLILKNALGLILFLAGVLMLFLPGQGLLTIFLGIMLMDFPGKYRLERYIISRGPVLRGINWLRKRSKVAPLEVMECDDQF